Part of the Cohnella candidum genome, TTCCGCTGTACATCGGAAGCGAGCTGTTTACGCGGGAAGAGGCGGCTGCCGTCGTCAAGCCGGGGTTTGACCGGTTTGCCGAAGAGGGTAAGATTCCTTCCGATATCGGAGGCACCCGCTCACTCGGGTACGATTGCGGACTGATGCTCTACAACGCCGCGAAACTCGGCGATCCGATTCAAGAGAAGCTGCTGGACAAGGTGCTGAGCCTGCTGGATCCGGCGGGAGCTTGGGCTGAATATTACGATGACGATAAACCCGCGGATTGCTGCCGCGCGAGACCTTGGGAAAGCGCCATGAACATCGAAGGAATCGCGGCATATATCCGATCTTTGAACTGTGAAAGTGAGGTCGGCTGAGATGAACAAAGTGCTGGTCGTGGACGACGAGAAGCTGGTCCGTCAAGGAATTATCACCACTTTCCCTTGGGAGAAGCACGGCTTTCAGGTGACTTGTGACGCCGGCAGCGGAGAGAAAGCGCTGGAGCTTCTGGAGCGGGAGGAAATCGATCTTCTGGTGACCGACCTTGCGATGAACGGCATGTCGGGGCTGGAACTGATCAAGCGGGTGAAAGAGTCGCGCCGGGATCTGCCCGTCGTGATCCTGACCTGCCATGACAATTTCCGATACATCCAGGAAGCGATGCGTCTCGGCGTGCTCGATTACATCGTGAAGACGGAGATCGAGGACGAGATCGTGGACGAAACGCTGACGCGAATCGCCGGGAAGCTGGCGGAAGAGCGTTCTCCTTACGAGCCGGCGAAATCGGGGGCGGATTCGAAACGTCAGACAAGCGACGGGCTGTTGTTGTGCGGCCCGTCCAGATCGAGCAGGCCTGCCGAACTGCTGTGGAAAGATGAATGGGAGGGCTGGGTCGGCCGGATGACGGAAATCGACGCGGCAACGTGGCTGCTTCGCGTGACGCCTGCCGAAGCGGATCGGCTGACGGCCAAGTTCGCGGCCATGCCGGAAACCGGCGGATGGCTTTGCATCCACGTGACCGGGATCGGAGAGGCGAACGAAGCGGAAGCGGCGGCGAAGCTCAAGCAGTATCGGAAGCGCGTTTTGTTCTATGCTTCGGGGGGGAGGCTCCAGACACGGGGTTGGTCCGACGTTGCGGCAGTGACTAACCCGTCGGATGAGGTCGCCGTGTCCGCCGCAGCGCTCCGTGCGGATTGGCTTTCCGCGGATTGGGTGTACGATGATAGCGACTTCGAAAGGCTTCTCGCAACGACAGCCGGGAGCGGCATGGAAGCGGAAGAGCTGCGGAACATGCTTTACCCCGTCGCCTTGGAATGGGAACGTTTGCTGGATAACGGGACCTTGAACGAGTTTCACGGTTTGGCGGGGTCGGGGCTGTTTTGGAAGGAATGGGAGTCCGGGCTGCGCAGCTTCCGGCAATCCATCCGGCAAACGGTCGGCCGCAACGCGACGCGCCAAACGTCCGAAGCCGTGTTCCGCGCGATCGAGCTGATGCGGGAGGCGATCGACTCGGAGTCCGGCGAGGCGGAGATCGCCAGAGCCGTTGGCATGAGCCGCGGCCATTTCAGCAAATCGTTCAAGAAAGTGACCGGCAAATCCTACGGGGAATACCTCCGGCTCATCAAGCTGGAGCGCGCCAAGGAAATGATCCTCCGCACCGACGAGCCCATCACGCGCGTGGCGGAGCTGTGCGGGTTCAGCGATTACCGGCATTTCAGCCGCGTTTTCCGCGATTATACCGGCAAGCTGCCGACCGAATACCGCAAAGCGGGCGCCCTGGACTGAATATGGGCGTGCAAGTGTGAAAAAAGTGTGCGGACAGTGTGAAAGCGGTTCCAGTAAACGGTTACAAAAACCGAACGAATCGAACGCTCCAGCGCCTATAACCCGAAACGCTCATTTCTTACAATAGGGGTGTAAGGGTTTTCAAACAAATCACAGTCATCGAAGGGGTTGTTCGCATGCGCAAGACCCATTGGAAGAAACCCGCCTCGGTCGCGATGTCGGCCATGCTGCTCGTGTTGGCCGCGTGTTCGAGCGGAGGCAATTCCGCACAAAACTCGGCATCGCCGGCAGCAAGCTCGGCGAGCCCATCGGCCAGCGCGCCCGCTTCCCAAGCCGCCAAAGATCCTTGGGGGCCGCTTCCGGAAAAAACGACCGTCAACATTTTCAAAGTCGAACCGGAAGGCGGACCGGACTTCCTGGCGCTGCCGCAAGGCGAGACGATCACCGACAACCGGTACATCAAAGCCATCGACGAGAAGTTCAATCTGGACGTGAAATTCCCGGTCGTGGTGAAGGGCGACGCGGCAGGCGCGGAGAAGGGCCGCCTGATGATCGCGAGCAACGACATCTCGGACGTCATGATCGTCGGCTACAAAGATTACCTGCAGATGATCGACAACGACATGCTGGCCGACATCACGGACGCCTACAATGATTATGCCAGCCCGCAGCTGAAGGAAGTCCTCCAGACGGACGAAGGCAAGGCGCTCCAACTGGCTACCGTCGACGGCAAGCTGTACGGCATTCCGACGATGGGCACCACGCACAACTCGGACCCGTTGATCTGGCTCCGCAAAGACTGGATGGACAAACTCGGCCTGCAAGCCCCGAAAACGGTCGACGACCTGGTTACGATCCTGCAAGCCTTCAAGGACAAAGATCCGGACGGCGACAAGAAGAACGACACGATCGGCTTGCCCGGCGTGGACAAATTCGTCAAAACCTCGGCCGACGGCGCACCTGCTTTCTATAGCTACGACGCCATTTTCAGCGCCTTCAAGTCCTACACCGGCACTTGGGTCAAAGGCTCGGACGGCACGATCCAATACGGCTCGATCCAGCCGCAGACGAAGGACGCATTGTCGAAGCTCAGCGAAATGTATAAGGACGGCGTCATCCCGAAAGATTTCGCCATCATGAAGCATGAGCAGGCTTCCGAGAAAGTCGTCTCCGGCCAAGCCGGCGCCTTCTTCGGTCCTTGGTGGGCCGGCTGGGACCCGCTGAACGCGATGATCAAAAACGACCCGACCGCAGATTGGCGCGCTTACGCGCTGCAGAACTCGGACGGCAAATCGACTTCGCTGCAGGAAATGCCGATCGGCTCCATCGCCGTCGTC contains:
- a CDS encoding extracellular solute-binding protein, with amino-acid sequence MRKTHWKKPASVAMSAMLLVLAACSSGGNSAQNSASPAASSASPSASAPASQAAKDPWGPLPEKTTVNIFKVEPEGGPDFLALPQGETITDNRYIKAIDEKFNLDVKFPVVVKGDAAGAEKGRLMIASNDISDVMIVGYKDYLQMIDNDMLADITDAYNDYASPQLKEVLQTDEGKALQLATVDGKLYGIPTMGTTHNSDPLIWLRKDWMDKLGLQAPKTVDDLVTILQAFKDKDPDGDKKNDTIGLPGVDKFVKTSADGAPAFYSYDAIFSAFKSYTGTWVKGSDGTIQYGSIQPQTKDALSKLSEMYKDGVIPKDFAIMKHEQASEKVVSGQAGAFFGPWWAGWDPLNAMIKNDPTADWRAYALQNSDGKSTSLQEMPIGSIAVVKKGFKYPEAMVKMVNYGYAVQLDDPETAGGDPYKGLTMPNWQTLPVPMALWRADSVILDHNGILAASKGEELPKVGAATLQNYKTQGEYWAKGVDWLRKNPDFYGEPISRIYGVDPIIENNIEPVYSEYYGVTRTMEQKMTNLDKLEIDSFIKIITGEKPIEYFDEFVSQWKKLGGDQITKEVNDAVK
- a CDS encoding response regulator transcription factor, translated to MNKVLVVDDEKLVRQGIITTFPWEKHGFQVTCDAGSGEKALELLEREEIDLLVTDLAMNGMSGLELIKRVKESRRDLPVVILTCHDNFRYIQEAMRLGVLDYIVKTEIEDEIVDETLTRIAGKLAEERSPYEPAKSGADSKRQTSDGLLLCGPSRSSRPAELLWKDEWEGWVGRMTEIDAATWLLRVTPAEADRLTAKFAAMPETGGWLCIHVTGIGEANEAEAAAKLKQYRKRVLFYASGGRLQTRGWSDVAAVTNPSDEVAVSAAALRADWLSADWVYDDSDFERLLATTAGSGMEAEELRNMLYPVALEWERLLDNGTLNEFHGLAGSGLFWKEWESGLRSFRQSIRQTVGRNATRQTSEAVFRAIELMREAIDSESGEAEIARAVGMSRGHFSKSFKKVTGKSYGEYLRLIKLERAKEMILRTDEPITRVAELCGFSDYRHFSRVFRDYTGKLPTEYRKAGALD